One segment of Gadus chalcogrammus isolate NIFS_2021 chromosome 8, NIFS_Gcha_1.0, whole genome shotgun sequence DNA contains the following:
- the LOC130387967 gene encoding uncharacterized protein LOC130387967 yields MRSTLVAFLRTCSREGNLDTYRLAHEKSWIVLREDAELPVAPARLPVAPAQLPVAPAQLPVAPAQLPQLPVAPNQHTLAPGESSTATKARISTYRKSCLNCGMIYRYQEWDEGIHNFDDHIILSLHLCLMVRNALQTHTAISKVIEIIETTEKVSFPNKERVLQAYLHFEALTDHEYTYSCVSCGNNPAVVVMDLHKKGVFNMPDGRKNPFVVPPSYHHWAPWIGPHTRRSNSVLNTEFEKLQSPKADGDDNFNDDEKMHEERLTDELVNLKVQEVRALCKQCGVDDKGSKIDMVMRLSDKMSNRVTYNKVFEKVWGASGGWAVITCPCGVVFSVKFNLRAESPRDFVDLLLSWKHLPNVAVYDYARGLALHANRRQPGIFAPFQGRLLDPTPENVKQASEGKGNSKDQCEVLRKLELVPELAGLINSQCAEQLFSGMRKNNYFLNQTTPSTHIFLQRNILHHYNMARNQKIKNQYSKIVPPDVSLQFDSYGRVVLDHAGDRNSKTAKNNW; encoded by the exons ctccccGTGGCCCCGGCTCGGCTCCCCGTGGCCCCGGCTCAGCTCCCCGTGGCCCCGGCTCAGCTCCCcgtggcccccgctcagctccctcagctccctgtggcccccaatCAGCACACATTGGCTCCTGGAGAAAGTTCCACGGCCACTAAAGCAA gaatatCAACATACAGGAAATCATGCCTGAACTGCGGCATGATTTACAGATACCAGGAGTGGGATGAGGGTATCCACAACTTTGATGACCACATCATCCTGTCTCTGCACTTGTGCCTGATGGTCAGGAATGCACTACAG ACCCATACAGCTATCAGTAAAGTGATAGAAATTATAGAGACAACGGAAAAGGTGTCCTTTCCAAACAAGGAAAGAGTTCTGCAGGCATACCTCCACTTTGAGGCCCTAACCGACCATGAGTACACGTACAGTTGTGTGTCATGTGGAAACAACCCAGCAGTTGTTGTTATGGACCTCCACAAAAAAGGCGTTTTCAATATGCCAG ATGGACGGAAGAACCCTTTCGTTGTGCCCCCGAGCTATCATCACTGGGCCCCCTGGATTGGCCCACACACCCGGAGGTCAAATTCTGTGTTGAACACAGAATTTGAAAAATTGCAAAGCCCCAAAGCAGATGGAGATGATAACTTTAATGATGACGAAAAAATGCATGAGGAGCGGCTCACAGATGAGCTTGTGAACTTGAAG GTACAGGAGGTCAGGGCACTGTGCAAACAGTGTGGTGTGGATGATAAGGGGTCCAAGATAGACATGGTTATGAGACTGTCTGACAAAATGTCTAATAGAGTCACCTACAACAAGGTCTTTGAGAAAGTGTGGGGTGCTTCTG GTGGCTGGGCAGTTATCACTTGCCCATGTGGGGTTGTGTTTTCAGTCAAATTCAACCTTAGAGCAGAGAGTCCACGTGACTTTGTGGATCTCTTGCTGTCCTGGAAACACCTCCCCAATGTGGCTGTGTATGATTATGCCAGGGGTCTGGCACTGCATGCCAACCGCAGGCAGCCAGGAATATTTGCCCCTTTTCAGGGAAGGTTACTGGATCCCACCCCAGAGAACGTGAAGCAGGCCTCAGAGGGAAAG GGGAACAGCAAAGACCAGTGTGAGGTTCTAAGAAAGCTGGAGCTTGTGCCTGAACTTGCTGGTCTTATTAACAGCCAGTGTGCGGAGCAGCTGTTTTCAGGGATGAGAAAAAACAACTACTTTTTAAATCAGACAACCCCATCAACACACATTTTTCTACAAAGAAACATTCTCCACCATTACAACATGGCAAGGaaccaaaaaatcaaaaatcagtACAGCAAGATTGTTCCTCCAGATGTTTCATTGCAGTTTGACAGCTATGGAAGGGTTGTCTTAG ATCATGCTGGGGACAGAAACTCCAAGACAGCCAAGAACAACTGGTAA